The Streptococcus gwangjuense nucleotide sequence TTAGCCATGCATTCTAGAAAACGAGACTTCATTTCCGTAGCTGTCTCATATTGAATAGGACTATTAGGAAGTAACTCCCCCTTATTTTCTAGAAACATAGTACGAGCTTTTTCAAAATTATCTGTGCCACTTTCATAGACCTGCCATTCATGTAATAATGGCTCCACTCTCAAAGGAAGTCCCGTAGCACAAACCACATAAAAAGCCGTTTCTAAAGCTCTTGTGACTGAAGAAGATATGATTATTTCAGCTGAAGGGAGTAAAGGATTGGTGCTCAATTTCTGGGCTTGTTGCCGTCCCTTCTCAGACAAGGGTGCCAAATCTATCCCAAATCCCGTATAAGAATGTTCCTCTAACTCACAATAATCTGGCTCCCCGTGACGTAAAAAGATAATCTTCATCTTAGTGTCCAGTTGACCCAAAACCACCAGTCCGCACACCATCAGCTGCATCTCCATCTGCAATTAAGAAAGAAGCAAAGACAGCCTGGACAACGCGTTCTCCAACTTCAAGAACAACCTCTTGGTCTGTGATATTCTTCATCTGCGCAAAAATATGCCCTTCATTCCCAGGATTTCCATAATAATCCCCATCAATGACCCCAACTGAATTAATCAAAACCAAACCCTTCTTACGAGGGTTTGAAGAGCGATCATAGAGATAGAGAACCTCAGTTGGTTGCATATAAGCCTTAACCCCTGTCGGAACCAATACAATCTCTCCTGGCGCAATAACTGTACGCACAGCAACCTTTAAGTCGTAACCAGCCGCATGCGCTGTCTCACGTTTGGGCAATAAATTTTCATCTGTAAAACTAGAAACCAATTCAAAACCACGAATTTTCATCATTTTCTCTTTTCTATTATCATTTACTCTAGATTATTCTATCTTATTTATTCGGAAAAAGCACGAAAAAAAGAGCACACAATTCAAATCGCTTAGGGCTGCTGGATTCCTCCCCTGACCCGCTTCACGCAGAACTGTTGCTCCACTATTTATTATATCACATTCCTATTCATTTTAAAAGCAAAATTATTTTTTCCGTCTATTTCTAAAGAAGTCCTGCATAATAGCTGCGCATTCATCTTCCAAAATTCCCGTTTCAACCTCTACACGATGGTTAAGACGCTCATCTGTCAAGATATCGTACAAACTCCCAGCAGCGCCAAATTTCTGGTTTTTAGCCCCATAGACCACGTTGGGAATACGGGCGAGTCCAATTGCCCCACTACACATGACACAAGGCTCAATGGTCACAAAAAGCGTGCAATCCAGCAAGCGCCAACTCTCCTCACTCAGGTTCGCATGCTCTATGGCCATAATCTCCGCATGCATAACCGCTCGCTGCAGTTCCTCACGCGCATTATGCCCGCGGCCAATGATTTCTCCGTCCTTGACAATCACACAACCAATTGGAATTTCATCGTGTTCAAGAGCAATCTCAGCCTCTCTCAAAGCTTCCCTCATAAAGACTTCTTTTTCTTCAACTGTATAATTCATCCGTTTCCCTTTTCCTACTTATCGATTTTATTATTATATCATGAATCCCAAGACAAAAAAAGCCACCGAATGCGGTGACTTTATAGGGAGATTATTATGAAAAAGAAAAGTTTAGGATATTTGTTACAACAAGTTAGGAGGTCTTCTTGTAACTGTCTATAGTATACCCGACCTATCTTAAACAAATCTTAAAAATCTCTTAGGACCAAACACTTTCTAAAATATTTGTTTGTTCACGACCAGGACCTACTGAGAAAGTAGAAATACGAACGCCAACCAATTCACTCACACGACGAACATAGTTACGCGCATTCTCAGGAAGATCTTCCAAATTACGAACTCCGGTAATATCTTCTGACCAACCTGGCAACTCTTCATAGATAGGCTTGCAACGCTTCAATTGCTCAAGACTAGCTGGATAGTAGTCAATACGTTGACCATCAAGATCATAGGCCACACAGATTTTCACAGTATCCAAACCGCTCAAAACATCGATAGAGTTCAATGAAAGATTAGTAATACCAGAAACACGACGACTATGACGCATCACAACTGAGTCAAACCAACCCACACGACGTGGACGACCAGTTGTTGTACCATATTCATGACCGACTTCACGGATACGTTCTCCCACTTCATCAAACAACTCAGTTGGGAAAGGACCATCTCCTACACGACTCGTATAAGCTTTACATACACCTACAACCTTGTCAATCTTACTTGGACCAACACCAGAACCAATTGTCACACCACCAGCTACAGGGTTTGATGACGTAACAAATGGATAAGTACCTTGGTCGATATCTAGCATAACACCTTGTGCACCTTCAAAAAGCACACGTTTACCGTTATCAAGTGCATCATTCAAAATGACAGATGTATCTGTCACATACTTCTTGATTTGTTGACCATATTCGTAATATTCTTCAAAAATATCATCGAAAGCAATCGCTTTACTGTCATACAATTTTTCAAAAAGACGATTCTTTTCAGCAAGGTTACGTTCTAAACGCTCACGGAAAATATCTTTATCCAAAAGATCTGCGATACGAATCCCAACACGAGCAGCCTTGTCCATATAAGCTGGACCAATTCCCTTGATTGTAGTCCCAATCTTATTGTCGCCCTTAGCTTCTTCTTGCAAACGGTCTAACTCGATATGGTAAGGCAAAATGACATGGGCACGATCAGAAATACGCAAGTTATCAGTTGTCACACCTTCCTCATGAAGATAGCTCAACTCTTTTACAAGAGATTTAGGATTTACAACCATACCGTTTCCAATAACAGAGATTTTTTCAGGGAAGAAAATTCCAGATGGAATCAAGTGCAATTTAAACTTCTTACCATCAATAACAATCGTGTGGCCTGCATTATCACCACCTTGGTAACGTGCAATCACTTCTGCATTCGCTGAAAGGAAGTCTGTAATCTTCCCTTTACCTTCATCACCCCATTGGGTACCTACAACAACAACTGAAGTCATAATCTTGTCTGAGCCCTCAGGCTCTTCCTTTCTCACATACATGGCAGGACTCTCACCTGCAATTATATCTTACAATTTATTATAAGAAAAAATCGCCTTTTTATCAAGAAGAAACAATAGAAAGATTTGCTATTTCCAACTATTAAAAAATGATTTAGAAAAATAACCAGCTATTTATTATTATATTTCTATAAAAAAGTAAATTTGTTCGGAAATTAACTCATACTGTCTCAACAAGCAACAAAACCTTGTTTCATTATCAATTTTTCAAGATACAAACGATAAGCAACACGATAATGGTAAACGATAAAATCCCTACGACACCCAATGCCATATCTAACTAAATAATAAATCAAAAATTTAAAATGAAAATGTTCCCAGTCCCAATTATTACCAAAGAAAGTAGCATACTCTTCTTCGATACTGTCATAGAAATCAGTCATCTGATCATAAATATTTTGTAGCATAAGCATACACTCCTTTACTTTTTATGATTTTATTCTAACAAAAAATTATAAACAGTTATTATAAAATCCTGAATTGCTCAAATACCAACCTCAAAAAGATAACAAATAGGAAAAGTTGACAGAATAGGAAGAAATTTACTACCTAAATTAGACTATTATAGATCTTATTAACTGTGTTAAATACTAAAAGAGACTGAGGTAAAAATCTTAAATTAAGAAAAACGCATATTATCAGGCATTATAATGTACTGACCCCAAAAGGTTAGACAATTAATTTATCCAAAGGATTTAGTTCTGTATTGTACAGGGCTAAGTCCTTTTAGTTTTACCTTAATTCGTTTATTGTTGTAGTAATCAATATAGTCTACAATAGCTTGTTCCAATTGCTTAAGCGACTGAAATGACTTCTCATAACCATAAAACATCTCCGATTTCAGAATGCCAAAGAAGGACTCCATCATACCGTTGTCTGGGCTGTTACCCTTACGTGACATGGATGCTTGAATTCCCTTACTCTCTAGGAACCGATGATAAGAATCGTGTTGGTATTGCCAACCTTGGTCACTATGGAGAATCGTATTCTCGTAGTGTTTCTCTGTGAAGGCCTGTTTCAACATCGTTTTTACTTGTTCTAAGTTGGGTGAAGTTGAAAGATTATAGGCGATAATTTCGCTATTAAAGCCATCTAAAACTGGTGATAAGTAAAGCTTTTGAGTACTTGCTGGAATGGCAAATTCTGACACATCTGTGTAGCACTTTTCCATTGTTTTAGAGCCTTCAAATTGACGTTGAATAAGGTTATCTGCCTTCTTGCCAACGTCTCCTTTATGGGAAGAATATTTTCGTTTCTGTCGCATTTTAGCTTGTAAATTGAGTACTTTCATCAAGCGTTGAACTCTTTTATGATTTACCAGATAACCACGATTTCTTAGTTCTAAATGAACCCGACGACAACCATAATTTCCCTTGTGTTCGATAAAAATGGATTGAATTTCAGCTTTAAGCTCTTGGTTCTTATCTGGTTTGTCTAGCTGTTTCAAGTGATAGTAGTAGGTCGAACGAGCTAGTTTAATGGCTTTTAGAAGAATATCTAACGAAAACTCAGTCATTAATTCTTGAACAATTTCTGTCTTTCTTCTTTCTCTTTTTCCTCCTTCAATCGGAGTTCTCTCAACTTTTTTAGGATGGCATTCTCCGCTCTCAGGTACTCATTTTCTGCTTGAAGACGTTCTAATTCTGTCCTCTCTTCAGGTCTCTTTTTTGGCTTACGTCCCATTTTAGGTACTCTCCCTCTTGTTTTCTCAACAATAGTATACCCGTTTTTCTTGTATTGTGCTAGCCAGTTAAGAAGTATCGTACGACTTGGGAGGCCGTATTCAAGAGAAACTCTATCTTTAGTCCAGCCTTCATGTAAGACTTTATGAATCATTTCTTGTTTTAAATCAGGAGAATAGTAACGATTTTTTCCTTTTTTGACGAACTCTATTCCGTAACGATCAATCAATTTAATCATGTACCTAATATTAGAATTGTTTATCCCAAATTTATTTGAAAGCTTCTCTAAGCCATATCCTTGTTTTCTAAGTTCATAGATCTTAACTTTATTATTATAATAAATTAATTTCATAATAAAAATACCCCAAAAGTTAGATTATTTCTGTCTAACTTTTGGGGTGCAGTTCAAAGTTAGATTTTTCAGACTATTTTTTAAATCTTTCTCAAGGACAAATATAAAATCGTCAACACTTTGAAAACTTCAAAAAAAGGATTTTCATCGCTATAAACATCAAAAAAGAAAGGACGAAATGTGTCCTTTCTTGTTTTTCTTAACTACTCCGCCAGTAGGACTCGAACCTACGACATCATGATTAACAGTCATGCGCTACTACCAACTGAGCTATGGCGGATTAAAGCTAAGCGACTTCCATATCTCACAGGGGGCAACCCCCAACTACTTCCGGCGTTCTAGGGCTTAACTTCTGTGTTCGGCATGGGTACAGGTGTATCTCCTAGGCTATCGTCACTTAACTCTGAGTAATACCTACTCAAAATTGAATATCTATTCAAACTAAGAAAACCGTTCGCTTTCATATTCTCAGTTACTTTGGATAAGTCCTCGAGCTATTAGTATTAGTCCGCTACATGTGTCGCCACACTTCCACTTCTAACCTATCTACCTGATCATCTCTCAGGGCTCTTACTGATATAAAATCATGGGAAATCTCATCTTGAGGTGGGTTTCACACTTAGATGCTTTCAGCGTTTATCCCTTCCCTACATAGCTACCCAGCGATGCCTTTGGCAAGACAACTGGTACACCAGCGGTAAGTCCACTCTGGTCCTCTCGTACTAGGAGCAGATCCTCTCAAATTTCCTACGCCCGCGACGGATAGGGACCGAACTGTCTCACGACGTTCTGAACCCAGCTCGCGTGCCGCTTTAATGGGCGAACAGCCCAACCCTTGGGACCGACTACAGCCCCAGGATGCGACGAGCCGACATCGAGGTGCCAAACCTCCCCGTCGATGTGAACTCTTGGGGGAGATAAGCCTGTTATCCCCAGGGTAGCTTTTATCCGTTGAGCGATGGCCCTTCCATACGGAACCACCGGATCACTAAGCCCGACTTTCGTCCCTGCTCGAGTTGTAGCTCTCGCAGTCAAGCTCCCTTATACCTTTACACTCTGCGAATGATTTCCAACCATTCTGAGGGAACCTTTGGGCGCCTCCGTTACCTTTTAGGAGGCGACCGCCCCAGTCAAACTGCCCGTCAGACACTGTCTCCGATAGGGATCACCTATCCGGGTTAGAGTGGCCATAACACAAGGGTAGTATCCCAACAACGTCTCCTTCGAAACTGGCGTCCCGATCTCATAGACTCCTACCTATCCTGTACATGTGGTACAGACACTCAATATCAAACTGCAGTAAAGCTCCATGGGGTCTTTCCGTCCTGTCGCGGGTAACCTGCATCTTCACAGGTACTAAAATTTCACCGAGTCTCTCGTTGAGACAGTGCCCAAATCATTACGCCTTTCGTGCGGGTCGGAACTTACCCGACAAGGAATTTCGCTACCTTAGGACCGTTATAGTTACGGCCGCCGTTTACTGGGGCTTCAATTCATACCTTCGCTTACGCTAAGCACTCCTCTTAACCTTCCAGCACCGGGCAGGCGTCACCCCCTATACATCATCTTACGATTTAGCAGAGAGCTGTGTTTTTGATAAACAGTTGCTTGGGCCTATTCACTGCGGCTGACGTAAAGTCAGCACCCCTTCTCCCGAAGTTACGGGGTCATTTTGCCGAGTTCCTTAACGAGAGTTCTCTCGCTCACCTGAGGCTACTCGCCTCGACTACCTGTGTCGGTTTGCGGTACGGGTAGAGTATGTTTAAACGCTAGAAGCTTTTCTTGGCAGTGTGACGTCACTAACTTCGCTACTAAACTTCGCTCCCCATCACAGCTCAATGTTATAGAACTAAGCATTTGACTCAGTTCACACCTCACTGCTTAGACAGACACTTCCAATCGTCTGCTTTAGTTAGCCTACTGCGTCCCTCCATCACTACATACTCTAGTACAGGAATATCAACCTGTTGTCCATCGGATACACCTTTCGGTCTCTCCTTAGGTCCCGACTAACCCAGGGCGGACGAGCCTTCCCCTGGAAACCTTAGTCTTACGGTGGACAGGATTCTCACCTGTCTTTCGCTACTCATACCGGCATTCTCACTTCTATGCGTTCCAGCACTCCTCACGGTACACCTTCATCACACATAGAACGCTCTCCTACCATACCTATAAAGGTATCCACAGCTTCGGTAAATTGTTTTAGCCCCGGTACATTTTCGGCGCAGGGTCACTCGACTAGTGAGCTATTACGCACTCTTTGAATGAATAGCTGCTTCTAAGCTAACATCCTAGTTGTCTGTGCAACCCCACATCCTTTTCCACTTAACAATTATTTTGGGACCTTAGCTGGTGGTCTGGGCTGTTTCCCTTTCGACTACGGATCTTAGCACTCGCAGTCTGACTGCCGACCATAATTCATTGGCATTCGGAGTTTATCTGAGATTGGTAATCCGGGATGGACCCCTCACCCAAACAGTGCTCTACCTCCAAGAATCTCTAATGTCGACGCTAGCCCTAAAGCTATTTCGGAGAGAACCAGCTATCTCCAAGTTCGTTTGGAATTTCTCCGCTACCCACAAGTCATCCAAGCACTTTTCAACGTGCCCTGGTTCGGTCCTCCAGTGCGTCTTACCGCACCTTCAACCTGCTCATGGGTAGGTCACATGGTTTCGGGTCTACGTCATGATACTAAGGCGCCCTATTCAGACTCGGTTTCCCTACGGCTCCGTCTCTTCAACTTAACCTCGCATCATAACGTAACTCGCCGGTTCATTCTACAAAAGGCACGCTCTCACCCATTAACGGGCTCGAACTTGTTGTAGGCACACGGTTTCAGGTTCTATTTCACTCCCCTCCCGGGGTGCTTTTCACCTTTCCCTCACGGTACTGGTTCACTATCGGTCACTAGGGAGTATTTAGGGTTGGGAGATGGTCCTCCCAGATTCCGACGGGATTTCACGTGTCCCGCCGTACTCAGGATACTGCTAGGTACAAAGACTATTTTAAATACGAGGCTATTACTCTCTTTGGCTGATCTTCCCAAATCATTCTTCTATAATCTTTGAGTCCACATTGCAGTCCTACAACCCCGAAGAGTAAACTCTTCGGTTTGCCCTCCTGCCGTTTCGCTCGCCGCTACTAAGGCAATCGCTTTTGCTTTCTCTTCCTGCAGCTACTTAGATGTTTCAGTTCACTGCGTCTTCCTCCTCACATCCTTAACAGATGTGGGTAACAGGTAGTACCTGTTGGGTTCCCCCATTCGGAAATCCCTGGATCATCGCTTACTTACAGCTACCCAAGGCATATCGTCGTTTGTCACGTCCTTCTTCGGCTCCTAGTGCCAAGGCATCCACCGTGCGCCCTTATTAACTTAACCTTATTTTTTCTGACCTTTCAGTCATAAACTCTTATTAATACTACAGCGTTTTCGGTTTATTTTCTTGTTACTATTTGATATAGATATTCAATTTTCAATGTGCATTACTTGGTGATCTCTCACCAATGGAGCCTAGCGGGATCGAACCGCTGACCTCCTGCGTGCAAAGCAGGCGCTCTCCCAGCTGAGCTAAGGCCCCACAAGACCTCTCAAGACTAAACAAGACCAATGCGCAGTTCCTTATCCTTAGAAAGGAGGTGATCCAGCCGCACCTTCCGATACGGCTACCTTGTTACGACTTCACCCCAATCATCTATCCCACCTTAGGCGGCTGGCTCCTTACGGTTACCTCACCGACTTCGGGTGTTACAAACTCTCGTGGTGTGACGGGCGGTGTGTACAAGGCCCGGGAACGTATTCACCGCGGCGTGCTGATCCGCGATTACTAGCGATTCCGACTTCATGTAGGCGAGTTGCAGCCTACAATCCGAACTGAGACTGGCTTTAAGAGATTAGCTTGCCGTCACCGGCTTGCGACTCGTTGTACCAGCCATTGTAGCACGTGTGTAGCCCAGGTCATAAGGGGCATGATGATTTGACGTCATCCCCACCTTCCTCCGGTTTATTACCGGCAGTCTCGCTAGAGTGCCCAACTGAATGATGGCAACTAACAATAGGGGTTGCGCTCGTTGCGGGACTTAACCCAACATCTCACGACACGAGCTGACGACAACCATGCACCACCTGTCACCTCTGTCCCGAAGGAAAGCTCTATCTCTAGAGCGGTCAGAGGGATGTCAAGACCTGGTAAGGTTCTTCGCGTTGCTTCGAATTAAACCACATGCTCCACCGCTTGTGCGGGCCCCCGTCAATTCCTTTGAGTTTCAACCTTGCGGTCGTACTCCCCAGGCGGAGTGCTTAATGCGTTAGCTGCGGCACTAAACCCCGGAAAGGGTCTAACACCTAGCACTCATCGTTTACGGCGTGGACTACCAGGGTATCTAATCCTGTTTGCTCCCCACGCTTTCGAGCCTCAGCGTCAGTTACAAGCCAGAGAGCCGCTTTCGCCACCGGTGTTCCTCCATATATCTACGCATTTCACCGCTACACATGGAATTCCACTCTCCCCTCTTGCACTCAAGTTAAACAGTTTCCAAAGCGTACTATGGTTAAGCCACAGCCTTTAACTTCAGACTTATCTAACCGCCTGCGCTCGCTTTACGCCCAATAAATCCGGACAACGCTCGGGACCTACGTATTACCGCGGCTGCTGGCACGTAGTTAGCCGTCCCTTTCTGGTAAGATACCGTCACAGTGTGAACTTTCCACTCTCACACTCGTTCTTCTCTTACAACAGAGCTTTACGATCCGAAAACCTTCTTCACTCACGCGGCGTTGCTCGGTCAGACTTCCGTCCATTGCCGAAGATTCCCTACTGCTGCCTCCCGTAGGAGTCTGGGCCGTGTCTCAGTCCCAGTGTGGCCGATCACCCTCTCAGGTCGGCTATGTATCGTCGCCTTGGTGAGCCGTTACCCCACCAACTAGCTAATACAACGCAGGTCCATCTGGTAGTGATGCAATTGCACCTTTTAAGCAAATGTCATGCAACATCTACTATTATGCGGTATTAGCTATCGTTTCCAATAGTTATCCCCCGCTACCAGGCAGGTTACCTACGCGTTACTCACCCGTTCGCAACTCATCCGGAGAAGCAAGCTCCTCCTTCAGCGTTCTACTTGCATGTATTAGGCACGCCGCCAGCGTTCGTCCTGAGCCAGGATCAAACTCTCATTAAAAGTTTGAGTTCTCACTCATTTCTGTCACTGACAGATTTATTGTTTTTTCATTGTTCAGTACTACAACATTAGTTGTAGTGCCCTGCACATTGGTTCGTCTTGTTCAGTTTTCAAAGGTCTTTGTCATTTGCTTCTCTCAAGTGACAACTATATTAGTATATCACAGTCGCTTTCGCTTGTCAACACTTTTTTGAAACTTTTTTAAACTTTTTTCATCAAGTGTTTCATCTGCAACATACCATAGTCCGTACGGGATTCGAACCCGTGTTACCGCCGTGAAAAGGCGGTGTCTTAACCCCTTGACCAACGGACCTGAGTTGTTATTTTCAACTCTTACTATTATACCCACTTTTTAAACTTTGTCAACTACTTTTTTTATCTTTTTTCTATTTTTTTGCATGACTTCCTAATGAGTACGGATGTCAAACTCTTTAAACACAATACGTAAGTCTCTTAATACTCTTTGACGACCTCGGAAGCGTTCGTTTCTTAAGACACGTTCTAACTCTTCTTGTTTATCTTTACTTTGTTTGTTTCTATAATCTCTTAGTGTCTCATGAAAGAGATAATAGTCATCTAGCCACAGACCGCCCTCACTGATACGATGACTGAGCTCACCTACTTCTTCATAAGGTTCTTTATCATATCTACGCTTCTGGCTTTCTTGTTTACGGATATAGTCTAAAATCCGATTCCGGAATTTAGTTTTGAAGTATCTACGTAAGCGTGGTGTATCTTCTACTAGTCCTTCTTCTCTACTGATCAATTCATGTAAACAAATCATACCCTCTTGATCCCAATCCGATAGCTCCCATAAATGGAGATGATATTCATTTCTACACTTGTACACAATGCCTCGGACTTCTTCATACAATTCTTCAATCATATTGTTCCCCTTTCTAGATACAGTCTAACAGATTCAGATACACTTTTGTCCCATTTTCCCCATTCTGTTCTCTACACTGCCTCAACTGCACAAAAAAGAGAGGGTTTGCCTCTCTCAGGGTTATTTTTCGTCATTCATTTTTGACTTCACTTCATCATAAGATAATGCATGAGATTCCTCTTCTACTGTTTCAGGCATCTTTCCTGTTTCATAGAGAGATTTAATTTGTGTGCTATCCAATGTTTCATATTTCAATAATGCTTCTGCAATCAACTTGTGAGTTTCACGATTTGACTGAATAATTTCAGCAGCTTTATTTCGTGCTTCATTTAATAATGAACGAACTTCCTCGTCAATTTCATAAGCTGTTTGTTCTGAAATTGATTTTTGAGGACTCTGTGCACCAAACATAGCATGGTTTCCTTCATATTGTACTGGACCAAGTTTTTCACTCATACCATACTCTGTAACCATTGCACGCGCCATTTGCGTTGCTTGTTCAAAGTCGTTTGAAGCTCCTGTAGTTTGGACATTAAAGATAATTTCTTCAGCTACACGGCCACCCATTAAACCAGCCAATTGCTCTTTCATATCTTCTTTAGATAGAAGCATTTGATCTTCCTTAGGAAGTGCAATCATGTAACCACCTGCACGGCCACGTGGTACAATTGTAACCTTATGGACAACGCGGGCATTCGACAAGACTAAACCAACAATAGTATGTCCAGCCTCATGGTAGGCAACCAATTCACGTTCTTTTTGTGAAACTGTCTTATCTTTCTTAGAAGGACCAGCAATAACTCTATCTTCTGCTTCATCAATATCTGAAGCATCAATTATCGATTTATTTCGACGAGCAGCAACTAGAGCCGCCTCATTCAATACATTCTCTAAATCAGCACCAACAAAACCTGGAGTTTGTTGGGCAACTAATTTCAAATCAACATCTTCTGCTAAAGGCTTGTTCTTAGCATGAACTTTCAAGATTGCTTCGCGACCTTTAACATCAGGACGGCCAACCAATACTTTTCTATCAAAACGTCCTGGACGCAAAAGGGCAGGATCAAGTACATCTGAACGGTTTGTCGCAGCGATAACGATAATCCCTTCATTTCCCTCAAAACCGTCCATCTCAATCAAGAGTTGATTCAAGGTTTGCTCACGTTCGTCATTACCTCCGCCAAGACCGACTCCACGTTGACGTCCAACAGCATCAATTTCATCGATAAAGATAATAGCTGGTGCTGCTTTTTTAGCATCTTCAAAAAGAGAACGAACACGACTAGCTCCAACTCCGACAAACATTTCTACAAAGTCAGAACCTGAGATACTAAAGAATGGAACACCTGCTTCTCCGGCGACTGCTTTAGCAAGCAAAGTTTTACCTGTTCCCGGAGGTCCCTCCAAAAGAACACCTGCTGGAATACGGGCTCCAAGTTTTGTAAATCGTTTTGGATCTTTTAAAAATTCAACAACTTCAACTAGTTCTTGTTTTTCTTCCTCAGCTCCAGCAACATCTGAAAATCTTACTTTAATATCTTCTTTATTTGCAGCTTTAGCCTTACTACGTCCAAAACTCATCGGGTTACGGCTATTATTTCCTCCCATATTTCCCATCATAGAGAATAGGAAGAAGAAAAGAATACCGAATGGCACAATGGATACAAGAATATTAATCCACATACCACTTGAACTTTCATGCTTAACAGTTACTTCCGCTTTATGGTCAGAAGCAAGCTTTTGTAATTCTGATACCGTCGTATCTGAAGGAAGAATGATGCTTGAAAATTTCTCTACTGTTGTAGCAGATGGAGAAAAGAACTGAATGCCTGTTTCTTCTTTACTTGTTTTAGGATTTTTATAAACACCTGAAACTTCGATAACACTGCCATTTGGTTGGTAAGTCAATTCTTTTACATTGTCATCGGTAATTTCTTTTACCAATTCTGTATAATTAATTTGCTCACTTTTCCCTGCAACACTACCTGTACTAAAATACTGGTAACTTGTAACTAGGAAAAAAATAAGTAATAACCATAGAAAAGGATTTTTAATTAAACCATTATTTTGTTTTTTCATTAAAAATTGTTCTTTCTAATTTGAATATACTTCTTCTTTCAATACTCCAACATAAGGAAGGTTACGATAATTTTCTTTGTAGTCTAAACCATAACCTACTACAAACTCATTGGGAATAGTAAAGCAAGTATAGTCTGCCTCAATTTCTACAACACGTCCTTCTGGTTTATCCAACAAGGTTGCAATGTTAACAGAAGCAGCTTCTCTTTCAATAAACATATCTCGCAAATTCTTCAAAGTTTGTCCTGTATCAATGATATCCTCTACAAATAGAACATGTCTTCCTTTGATATCTTGAGTCACATCTTGCTTGATATTGATGACACCACTACTTGCTGTTCCACCATGGTAGCTAGAAACCATCATGAAGTCCATTTCAATATGTGTGTCGATATGTTTAACCAATTCAGCCATAAAAGGAATAGATCCTTTTAAAATCCCAACTAAGATTGGATT carries:
- the ftsH gene encoding ATP-dependent zinc metalloprotease FtsH; the encoded protein is MKKQNNGLIKNPFLWLLLIFFLVTSYQYFSTGSVAGKSEQINYTELVKEITDDNVKELTYQPNGSVIEVSGVYKNPKTSKEETGIQFFSPSATTVEKFSSIILPSDTTVSELQKLASDHKAEVTVKHESSSGMWINILVSIVPFGILFFFLFSMMGNMGGNNSRNPMSFGRSKAKAANKEDIKVRFSDVAGAEEEKQELVEVVEFLKDPKRFTKLGARIPAGVLLEGPPGTGKTLLAKAVAGEAGVPFFSISGSDFVEMFVGVGASRVRSLFEDAKKAAPAIIFIDEIDAVGRQRGVGLGGGNDEREQTLNQLLIEMDGFEGNEGIIVIAATNRSDVLDPALLRPGRFDRKVLVGRPDVKGREAILKVHAKNKPLAEDVDLKLVAQQTPGFVGADLENVLNEAALVAARRNKSIIDASDIDEAEDRVIAGPSKKDKTVSQKERELVAYHEAGHTIVGLVLSNARVVHKVTIVPRGRAGGYMIALPKEDQMLLSKEDMKEQLAGLMGGRVAEEIIFNVQTTGASNDFEQATQMARAMVTEYGMSEKLGPVQYEGNHAMFGAQSPQKSISEQTAYEIDEEVRSLLNEARNKAAEIIQSNRETHKLIAEALLKYETLDSTQIKSLYETGKMPETVEEESHALSYDEVKSKMNDEK
- the hpt gene encoding hypoxanthine phosphoribosyltransferase; the protein is MLENDIKKILVSHDEITAAAKKLGAQLTKDYAGKNPILVGILKGSIPFMAELVKHIDTHIEMDFMMVSSYHGGTASSGVINIKQDVTQDIKGRHVLFVEDIIDTGQTLKNLRDMFIEREAASVNIATLLDKPEGRVVEIEADYTCFTIPNEFVVGYGLDYKENYRNLPYVGVLKEEVYSN